GGTTCCCTTCCTTTGCTGGCCTGCTGTACAAAAACTTCATCTATTTCCATTGATACCCGCAGATAGTCAATAAAACCACCTGAATTAACTATCCCATAAAGTTTCGCACCAGGTTTGCAGGTATAACCCGGGCACAGGAACTCACTCATTATTTAAGCGGCCCCTGACCAATACGTTCCAGGTAACGGGAATAATCTTCGATCCAGATACCCATAGTCCTGTTTACCCACTCCCATCCTTTTAAACGTGGATTAACAGCTAACCTGGCATTAACCACCATATCTCCATGATTGTCAATCTGCGCAAGCTCATGCATCACTACTTCTTTGATTTTTTTATCCAGACTCAGGATCTGATCTTCTGTGAGTCCTATGCCATCCAGCGATACGGTGAAAATGGCATCATGTTTTAAGTTTGTCATATGTTGATTTTTGATGTGTAAATTAAAGTGACCATAAATAAAGTCCTCCGGCTACCAGTGCGCCCACTCCGGCACCAACTGCTGTTCCTACGCCCGGAATTACAGATCCGATTGCCGCACCGGTCAATACAGCTGCTCCCAGCCCCAATCCCTCGGAAGTACTTCTGCTGGCTCCGGCTTCAGAAGCTACAACTCTGACGATATGCCCTGTTCCGGCACCGATTACTGCAACTCCGGCAACTACCGGCAAAGCTTCGGCTGTAGCCAGTAAAGGTGCTGCCAGTGGTGCTGTAGTGGCCGTCATCATTGAGGCTCCGGCCGCTCCGGTCAGTACCACTTCGGCTTCGGCTACAAATGGAACTGCTCTTCCTACTGCACCTACCACTCCGGCACCTGCCCCTCCGCTTCCTACTGGAACGCTTCTTCCGCCTCCGCCTCCTGACGGTCTTGGTGGTGCCGCAGCTGGTCTTGGCGGCGCAGGTGGCGCAACAGGACGCACAGGGGCTGCAGGCGGTGCGGCCGGTCTTGGTGGCGGATTAAAATCCAGCGGCAACTGCTCCATTGGGGCGGGTGGCACAACTGGTGTAACAGGCGCACCTGCACCCGAAGAAGGCGGTATCGTAATTAATGGCGGTGCAGCTGGTGGTGGTGCCGTCATTCTGCCAATTACCGGGAGTCTCGGATCTCTTAATGCAGGTGGCAGAGCAATTGCCGGATATCTTACGCCTCTTGAAGCTACCCCGGCAGGAGTCATATCATGATCATCGGTACGGGCATACCCACCGGCAGCTCTGACTATGCCAGCCATAGCTCTGACTGCCCCGCCGCCATCACTTCTGTTAGGCCCGGCCAACTGAGGGCATACCGGCGATCTTTCACCAGCTCTGAGTAAAACAAAGGGTTTGCCCATATGTCCTACATCCACATCACTGGCATAATCATTAGTCCAGATCCGGTAAACCCCGGTCATGGTAGCTCTGAGTTCGGGAGAAATCCCTCTGCTGCTGTAGGTAGCGGTAACTTCGGTATGATAAACCCGGCTTTCCCAGAACTCTATCTGAACCGGGTCAGACTGGGTTCCTGATTTATCATTATACCGGAGCGGGTTATTCCTGATATAGGCATATAAGTTTACCCCATCTTTAAGTCCGGCAGCATCCACACTGAGCCACCGGATCAACCAGGGCAGATAATAACGTGAACTATGATAAGAAAGCCCGCTTTCTTCGTCCCTTTCCATACCCGTATACCGGTAACGTTTGGCCGCTGCCTTGATCCCGGCATTTCTGGCCTGATAAGCTGTAGTACCAAAAGGATGATATTCTTCATAACTGATTACCTGTGCAGTGATATCCAGCTCCATACTCGCAGACCCGGTATGATTATGCAGCTGATAACGCACCAGATGTTTTTCTGTTCCGTCATCCACTGTATTACGGGTTTCTGCCATAACGAACCGGTTTCCCTGATCAATCAGACTTAAACTTCTGCGTTCTAAACCGGCATCAGTTCCCGTGATTTTACGATATAACTCATAGCCGGAAATATAAATACGTTCTTCTTTAACCTGTGGAGTTTTCCCGGCATCCGCTTCATTTTCTGTAAGTTTACGGATACGCTGTCCCTGCCCGTCATACTGATAATAAGTGGTTTCGGGTGTACCACCATCCAGCCTTTTCTGTCTGACAGTCCTGACCAGCTCTTCTTTAAAATCCCAGCTCATCTCATCAAGATGGGGCATTTGAAGGATAAAGCCATGTTTAGCATGATGAGTATAACTATAGGTATTAGCACCTATCTTGGTCTGATTAAGCCTGTTATTACCAGAATCATACTGATAGGTTCTGGTCCAGTTATTTCCGGCAGCCACGTGTTTTACCTGGGTGACATTTCCCGTTTGATCATACTGATAACTTTGCGTGTAATTACGCATAGCCATCGGATCTCCGGCAGCCTGAATCTTCATCAGTGCTGCATCATTCCAGTTATCTTTGTTCGTATAGACCAGTGCTGCATCATTTTCACGGCCGCTGGCTTCTGCCAGACGATACAAAGCATCATAGGTATATGCGGTAATCCCTGTGACCTTCGTATTATTGAAAAATACGACCGGAATATTTTTATCATTGATCAAAGCCACATTACCTACCGGATCATAACTATAATACCAGTCCTGTAAAGGATCATTATTTTTTCTTTTACTTTCCAGACGATTCAGCCGGAAAGTCTCTGTATCATAATAAAACCGGGTTATAACATCATTACCATAAATAATCTTGCTTCGCTGCCCTTTTTCATTATAATCGATATCCTTGATGTATACCGTGGTTATTGCCGGATCTGCATGAGCAACCTGTTCGGCATTTAACAATCCTGCTTCATTATAGGATGGTGTAATGACACTGCCATCAGGAGCTGTCTGTTTAGCAATCCTGCCCAGTGCATCCAGTTCTGTGATAAAAGTATAACTGTCAGTTTCCAGATTGGCAACCAGGTTTCCATCTATCCAGTTGGCTACTTCTTTATAATATCTGAACAGTGTTTTAGTAGTTGAAACTGGCTTTCCTTTAAAATTATAAACTGGAGTATCAATTAAACCACCTGTATCATAATGTTTGATTATCTGACCTTTAAGATTTTTATTTTTAGCACCAGAGACCGTATCTCCATAAAATATCCGTTCAAAAATATGATCCAGCGCTACTGCGCCATCCCCCCCCAATACCTTACTGTAAGTTGAGCGGTGCAGTATATCGTAGAAGTACTGAAACTCATGATTCCGCTCATCCCAGGTTCTTAACGGTTTACCCATAATATCCTGGATCAGCCAGCGTTTACCCGCATCAGTACTATCCTGATAAACCATGTTACCCAGTATATTGTATTTATACTGCATCAGCAGATTATTCCTGCTGTCAATTACGCCGCGCTGGTTCCCTTCTGCATCCAGTAAGGCACGGGTTTCTGCAAACTCATCTGCAGCCGTTACCAGGTTTTTATTGTGTTCTATAGCCAAAACCGCTCTGCCCATGGTATCAAAATGCTGGACCGCCGGTGTACCTGCATGTTTCACCGCCTGATCTGCAACTTGTTTCTCTACGGCAGGATCTTTGCTCTGTGCAATCAACCGGGCATTAATTAAACCATTATGTCTGTTCAGATACCACGGAGAATCCAGCAGGGTATCATTCTGATCCCAGCTGATCTGCTTCCAGGAGGTATACTCTACTTTACTATAGCTTTCATCAGGCATGATGGTTTTCATGATTCTGCCCGGAGCATCATAAAAGCTGATAGAGGTGACTCCTGTTTCAACCAGTTCCTTTAAACTTTCATACTGAAAACTTACAGAGAAATAAGGTTCATATTGTTTAACTGTATTCCCTTTGTTATTCAATACAGCTCTTCCGTTGCCTATCCATCTTAATTGTTTTGGCATCAGCACTCCGGTATCGATCACCGCAACGGTATAAGTATCATCTGGCATAACTACCACCTGTCTGGCCGGGCCGGGTTCTGCCTGTACCTTTTTCATCATCACCTGACCAAGCCCGCCTGTATATTCAAAACTAAGCTGTACCGGTGAATTATTATTTTTCTGATAATGCTCCTCCCGGGATACAGAAGCTGTAACTGCTGGTTTTCCGGTGGTTGCATAATTATGAAAATCCAGTAAATAACGGGTGGTTGCATGACCAAGCAGATCTTTGGCTTTTTGTGTCAGCTGTACAGAATCAGCGGCTCCAAAAAATGCATTTTTCAACGCATTTTCTGCTGCAGTAGTGAATTCGGTTATCCCGGTCATATCATCGGCCTCAGTCCCTTTTCCATAAAGGGCCACCGCTTTTACAAAACCCAGCTCATCGCTAACAACCTCAGAAAGGTTATCATTGATGTCTTTTAATTTCCTGGCTGTAAGTGTTCTGTAGTTGAATTGCTCAATTGATGCTTTATTACCAATTGCATCTTCAGTTTCTTCAATAAACAACACGTAACTGCTATCATATTTTACTTTGGTCTTTGCACCATAGGGATCTGTAAAAGAAACCGGCATATAAAATCTGCTCTGTGCGTCTGCTAAAGTTTCTGCTCCATCCAGATACCCGGAAGTTCCGGATCTGATCCACCAGTTCGCATCTCCCTGGCTATGACAAAATTTTCCTTCCAGTAATAATGCCGCATCAACCCTGGCGCCAAATATATCATTAACCAGTGCGGGTGTATAGGCAAGCTGATAATTCTCAAAAGACAGCCCTTTGGAATCGAGCATATGTAAGGCCAATGCAGTATTCAGGTTATTACTCCTGTAAATGGTTCTGATATGTTCAATCAGTCTCTTCTGTATAGTGCCGGGTGCCGGATTTACATTCAGCTGATGATAGGCAACCTCAACTGCTGTACTTAATACCTGATCGAAATCTTCGGGTTTATAATAAAATCCCGTTTTAATCAATCCTTTAAGCTCGTAGGTCATTGCCTCCGAAGGCAGCCTGAGCCGGTAATGATCTGCCGTGATTACATCGTTGGTAAACTGATTAGCCAGATAAGTAATCAATGATTGCTGCTGAATCTGCTGTATATCTGCCGGCAGGCTTAAATCCGGAGTTATCCGGGGATAAACGACTGAAGCAGAATCCAGTACATTTCCATACACGTCAAAACTCAGACTAAGTTTATGTAATATCCTCGGATCTGAGATTTCCCGCTCATAATTGTAGATAATTCCTTCACTCTCTTTTGCAATAAAAACAGCGTAGGGATTCTGCCCTTTCGGCTGCAGTAATTCAACAGTACAATTATGTGTACTGACGGTATAGGGAGTCAGTTGCTTTTTCAGCTGACTATCCGTAGCGCCTGTAAGTGGTGCATCGAGTGCAAAAACTTCGGAACGCAAAGCCAATCCTTTGCAGGCTCTGGCTGCCTGCCGCCATTCCTCTGCACTGAGCCGCTGAAGAATAGAGACATTCAGATCCGGAGCAAGGGTAATCTGTAAATCGGGCAATGTTCTCTCCTGCTGAATGACCAGATAGCCCTGCCTGTTCATCTCTTCGTACCAGTATTCATGTGCAAAAGTATTGAGCATGCTGCCC
This portion of the Pedobacter lusitanus genome encodes:
- a CDS encoding SpvB/TcaC N-terminal domain-containing protein, with the translated sequence MGRWLKAVEKQYAPMKHDEVESKKKSDNQFLNTEGGKTKSNAIEIPSINLPKGGGAIKGIDEKFSVNALNGTASFSIPVPFSNARGNSPSLNLTYSSGSGNGIFGLGWTVNLPSIKRKTDKKLPQYYDGIDSDVFLFSEAEDLVPAFKKDLSGDFMKDPSGKYIISEKDSADHLFTIRYYLPRIEGLFARIERWSAKDGPEIKWKITTKNNVTTLFGWSSNSRITDPGDQHKIYEWRPEFVFDDKGNCTQYTYKEEDALGFDHELIYHTNRFKNGKITYTNLYPEKILYGNKTPYINFGDPFPAETDYLFQNVFDYGEYDLNAPFDQTGDWDFRTDAFSVCKPGFEIRTTRLCRRILLFHYFEELKDTVSGKKTLVKSLNFSYDTSTAPDFTFLSAVTVFGYIKQTDGTYTSQHLPAMEFTYQQHDWNKEVRDLSADALVNAPSGIDEQQYQFTDLFNEGLSGLLTEQANGWYYKRNLGNGNFEHARLVAPKPSFNGLSNQLQLSDLDADGGKQVVSYHQEPRGYFELNDEDEWAPFRYFQTVPNVDLKDPNTRMLDLNGDGKPDVLITEEYVFTWYESSGREGFSGIHKVFKAFDEESGPHILFSEPEQTIFLADMQGDGMTALVRIRNGEVCYWPNLGYGKFGAKVSMANAPVFDQPDAFNPALIKLADLDGSGTADLIYLGKLGIFCWLNLSGNRFSTDPVRIDPFPEISMAAKVTVTDLLGNGVACIVWSGGLAKNAGRQLKYIDLMNSRKPYLMSGYKNNLGKEVILEYTSSTRFYLEDRLAGRPWVTKLHFPVHCLSRTETRDLISGSGLVSSYKYHHGYFDHAEKEFRGFGKVEQIDSEHFDDWIKGGAGNVTARDLHQDPVKTSSWSHTGAFTGRGSMLNTFAHEYWYEEMNRQGYLVIQQERTLPDLQITLAPDLNVSILQRLSAEEWRQAARACKGLALRSEVFALDAPLTGATDSQLKKQLTPYTVSTHNCTVELLQPKGQNPYAVFIAKESEGIIYNYEREISDPRILHKLSLSFDVYGNVLDSASVVYPRITPDLSLPADIQQIQQQSLITYLANQFTNDVITADHYRLRLPSEAMTYELKGLIKTGFYYKPEDFDQVLSTAVEVAYHQLNVNPAPGTIQKRLIEHIRTIYRSNNLNTALALHMLDSKGLSFENYQLAYTPALVNDIFGARVDAALLLEGKFCHSQGDANWWIRSGTSGYLDGAETLADAQSRFYMPVSFTDPYGAKTKVKYDSSYVLFIEETEDAIGNKASIEQFNYRTLTARKLKDINDNLSEVVSDELGFVKAVALYGKGTEADDMTGITEFTTAAENALKNAFFGAADSVQLTQKAKDLLGHATTRYLLDFHNYATTGKPAVTASVSREEHYQKNNNSPVQLSFEYTGGLGQVMMKKVQAEPGPARQVVVMPDDTYTVAVIDTGVLMPKQLRWIGNGRAVLNNKGNTVKQYEPYFSVSFQYESLKELVETGVTSISFYDAPGRIMKTIMPDESYSKVEYTSWKQISWDQNDTLLDSPWYLNRHNGLINARLIAQSKDPAVEKQVADQAVKHAGTPAVQHFDTMGRAVLAIEHNKNLVTAADEFAETRALLDAEGNQRGVIDSRNNLLMQYKYNILGNMVYQDSTDAGKRWLIQDIMGKPLRTWDERNHEFQYFYDILHRSTYSKVLGGDGAVALDHIFERIFYGDTVSGAKNKNLKGQIIKHYDTGGLIDTPVYNFKGKPVSTTKTLFRYYKEVANWIDGNLVANLETDSYTFITELDALGRIAKQTAPDGSVITPSYNEAGLLNAEQVAHADPAITTVYIKDIDYNEKGQRSKIIYGNDVITRFYYDTETFRLNRLESKRKNNDPLQDWYYSYDPVGNVALINDKNIPVVFFNNTKVTGITAYTYDALYRLAEASGRENDAALVYTNKDNWNDAALMKIQAAGDPMAMRNYTQSYQYDQTGNVTQVKHVAAGNNWTRTYQYDSGNNRLNQTKIGANTYSYTHHAKHGFILQMPHLDEMSWDFKEELVRTVRQKRLDGGTPETTYYQYDGQGQRIRKLTENEADAGKTPQVKEERIYISGYELYRKITGTDAGLERRSLSLIDQGNRFVMAETRNTVDDGTEKHLVRYQLHNHTGSASMELDITAQVISYEEYHPFGTTAYQARNAGIKAAAKRYRYTGMERDEESGLSYHSSRYYLPWLIRWLSVDAAGLKDGVNLYAYIRNNPLRYNDKSGTQSDPVQIEFWESRVYHTEVTATYSSRGISPELRATMTGVYRIWTNDYASDVDVGHMGKPFVLLRAGERSPVCPQLAGPNRSDGGGAVRAMAGIVRAAGGYARTDDHDMTPAGVASRGVRYPAIALPPALRDPRLPVIGRMTAPPPAAPPLITIPPSSGAGAPVTPVVPPAPMEQLPLDFNPPPRPAAPPAAPVRPVAPPAPPRPAAAPPRPSGGGGGRSVPVGSGGAGAGVVGAVGRAVPFVAEAEVVLTGAAGASMMTATTAPLAAPLLATAEALPVVAGVAVIGAGTGHIVRVVASEAGASRSTSEGLGLGAAVLTGAAIGSVIPGVGTAVGAGVGALVAGGLYLWSL